Proteins encoded by one window of Atribacterota bacterium:
- a CDS encoding polyprenyl synthetase family protein: MIDSVKQADTVIEYSYEEALDILKDEIDKILSASPKIIREYTMHLGKSFGKLMRAKSILICAENKQGFVLSNAVILANAIELLHLATLVHDDVIDKSDMRRGKVTLQKKYGNRIAVICGDYLLSVALKMVAAVSDKEKYLDKKIPDFVGNICLGELRQQINNGNYNLSVFQYLRIISGKTACMFKTAFYAGASLVEEDETKIRKYAKIGHYLGMIFQLTDDCMDFETTETIAKKPVQSDYEKDVITLPLIHTFKVFENVREKAKIHILTRSEINKLVKKSGGLLYTRKLARKYYKKAIMLIQELEITEQKRERIVSLLDNAYRVF; this comes from the coding sequence ATGATTGATAGTGTTAAACAGGCTGATACTGTAATTGAATATAGTTATGAAGAAGCTCTTGATATTCTGAAAGACGAGATAGATAAGATATTATCAGCTTCCCCAAAAATTATTCGGGAATATACAATGCATTTAGGCAAGAGCTTCGGTAAATTGATGAGAGCAAAATCTATCCTGATATGTGCTGAGAATAAACAGGGTTTTGTATTAAGCAATGCTGTTATACTTGCTAATGCAATAGAACTTCTGCATCTTGCTACTTTAGTGCATGATGATGTTATTGATAAATCTGACATGCGACGCGGAAAGGTTACCTTGCAGAAAAAATACGGGAATAGGATTGCAGTAATCTGTGGAGATTACCTGTTAAGCGTGGCTTTAAAGATGGTTGCCGCAGTTTCTGACAAAGAAAAATATCTGGATAAAAAAATTCCGGATTTTGTTGGAAATATTTGTTTGGGAGAATTGCGTCAGCAAATTAATAATGGCAATTACAACCTGTCTGTCTTTCAGTATTTAAGGATTATTTCCGGGAAAACTGCATGTATGTTCAAGACTGCCTTTTATGCAGGAGCATCCCTGGTAGAGGAAGATGAAACTAAAATTAGAAAATATGCTAAAATTGGCCATTATCTTGGGATGATTTTTCAATTGACTGATGATTGTATGGATTTTGAAACAACCGAAACAATAGCCAAAAAACCTGTACAATCAGATTATGAAAAAGATGTAATTACATTACCATTGATACATACATTTAAAGTTTTTGAAAATGTCAGAGAAAAAGCTAAAATCCACATCCTGACAAGGTCTGAAATAAATAAATTAGTAAAGAAATCAGGTGGGCTTTTATATACAAGAAAATTAGCCAGAAAATATTATAAAAAAGCCATAATGTTAATTCAGGAATTAGAAATAACCGAACAAAAGAGAGAGAGGATAGTATCATTGCTGGATAATGCCTATCGTGTTTTTTAG
- a CDS encoding NAD(P)/FAD-dependent oxidoreductase, which translates to MKKKIVIVGAGYAGILTAKKLSKKFKDKNEVSITIIDRNPYHALLTELHEVAASRVNEESIRASLKKIFAGRNVKVELDNINSFDFDKKQVVGEENTYDYDYLVLSAGSKPTFFGVKGAAENTFQLWSYDDALAIRHHIQNVFSKASRLRDKEERKKVLTFFIVGAGFTGVEMAGELAEYIPIITEKFEIDHDEVSINIVDILSRTIPNLPEELSEKAERYLKKLGVNLFLNSNVCEVGPDYIQIIQNNQCNQYDTNTVIWGAGVESADIAGKAAEVLESGNRNRIKTDAYLRSVNYNNVFVIGDNMLYIPEGEEKPVPQVVENCEQSAAAASHNIHCLINGKENLKKYKPKFHGFMVSIGGRYGLARVGFPNFMINLPSFLAMFVKHFVNVMYFAQILGWNKVFSYLKHEFFTIRNCRSFVGGHFSNRTPSFLLVPLRIWLGLAWILEGVKKVSEGWFSETKLTSFFGSATDWFNSVLGITSEAVEATSSATAAAGANETVQSIGTAIINWNILGLFKVYFVSGKELIESTLGDFALKLDVPLINWFIDNIVLSGDTIQIFMQSGIVIAEIAIGLALIGGLFTFPAAGVSLILLLMFTCTTGVYLNNFWMIFAGIAVLIGGGRIFGLDYYVMPWLKKWWKNIPIVRKLYIYND; encoded by the coding sequence GCAGGATATGCAGGAATCCTGACTGCCAAAAAATTGTCTAAAAAATTTAAAGATAAGAACGAAGTTTCTATCACAATAATTGATAGAAATCCATACCATGCATTGCTCACTGAGCTGCATGAGGTAGCGGCTAGTCGGGTGAATGAAGAAAGCATCAGGGCAAGTTTAAAAAAGATATTTGCCGGAAGGAATGTAAAAGTTGAGCTGGATAATATAAATTCTTTTGACTTTGACAAAAAACAAGTAGTTGGAGAGGAAAATACATATGATTATGATTATTTAGTTCTCAGTGCCGGTTCAAAGCCAACTTTTTTTGGAGTAAAGGGGGCTGCAGAAAATACCTTCCAACTTTGGTCTTATGATGATGCGTTAGCAATTAGACACCATATTCAGAATGTATTTAGCAAAGCCAGTCGTTTAAGGGATAAAGAGGAGAGAAAAAAGGTACTCACATTTTTTATAGTCGGTGCAGGTTTCACAGGGGTAGAAATGGCCGGTGAATTAGCTGAGTATATACCAATTATAACTGAAAAATTTGAAATTGACCATGATGAAGTAAGTATCAATATAGTTGATATTTTAAGCCGTACAATACCTAATCTGCCGGAAGAACTCTCAGAAAAAGCTGAAAGGTATCTTAAGAAGCTTGGTGTCAATTTATTTCTTAACTCTAATGTCTGTGAAGTAGGTCCTGATTATATCCAGATTATTCAGAATAATCAATGTAACCAATATGATACAAATACAGTAATCTGGGGTGCCGGGGTTGAAAGTGCAGATATTGCCGGAAAAGCTGCTGAGGTATTAGAATCCGGAAACAGGAACAGGATAAAAACAGATGCCTATCTCCGTTCAGTAAATTATAACAACGTATTTGTTATTGGAGATAATATGCTTTATATACCGGAAGGGGAGGAAAAGCCTGTGCCACAAGTAGTAGAAAACTGTGAACAGAGTGCAGCTGCAGCTTCCCATAACATTCATTGCTTAATCAACGGTAAAGAGAATCTAAAAAAGTACAAACCAAAGTTTCACGGATTTATGGTATCTATTGGCGGACGTTATGGTTTAGCCCGTGTTGGTTTCCCAAACTTTATGATTAATTTGCCATCATTCCTGGCCATGTTTGTCAAACATTTTGTCAATGTTATGTATTTTGCCCAGATATTAGGATGGAATAAAGTATTCAGCTATCTTAAACACGAATTTTTTACTATACGAAATTGCAGGAGTTTTGTAGGAGGACACTTTTCAAACCGCACTCCCAGCTTTCTTCTTGTTCCATTAAGAATCTGGCTTGGTCTGGCCTGGATATTAGAGGGAGTTAAAAAGGTAAGTGAGGGCTGGTTTTCAGAGACTAAGCTGACTTCTTTTTTTGGATCAGCAACTGATTGGTTTAATTCAGTTTTAGGGATTACTTCAGAAGCTGTTGAAGCCACAAGTTCAGCTACAGCTGCTGCAGGAGCAAATGAGACAGTCCAGAGTATTGGCACTGCTATAATTAACTGGAACATACTGGGATTATTTAAAGTATATTTTGTAAGTGGCAAGGAACTTATAGAGTCAACTTTAGGTGACTTTGCCTTAAAACTTGATGTTCCGCTTATCAACTGGTTTATTGATAATATTGTTTTGTCTGGTGATACTATTCAGATTTTTATGCAGTCAGGAATTGTGATAGCTGAAATAGCAATTGGATTAGCCTTAATCGGAGGTTTATTTACATTTCCTGCAGCAGGTGTTTCCCTGATTTTATTATTAATGTTTACCTGTACTACCGGTGTTTACCTGAATAATTTTTGGATGATATTTGCCGGTATTGCAGTGCTTATTGGTGGAGGGAGAATCTTTGGTCTGGATTATTACGTAATGCCCTGGCTGAAAAAATGGTGGAAGAATATACCAATTGTAAGAAAGTTGTATATTTATAATGATTGA
- a CDS encoding NusG domain II-containing protein: protein MKKYDIIIILFILLISFFSYLIYQNQVSNNPLRAEIYHYSELVETVPLDQGIDRIFSVKENENVIFHLFIDGNICFEESDCPDKLCIKTGKISKPGQFAACLPNGLLLKIVSADYNNRDVDIIVGN, encoded by the coding sequence ATGAAAAAATATGATATTATTATAATCTTATTTATCCTGTTAATCAGTTTTTTCTCATACCTAATCTATCAGAATCAAGTTTCAAATAATCCGTTAAGAGCTGAAATTTATCATTACTCAGAATTAGTTGAGACAGTACCCTTAGATCAGGGCATTGACAGGATATTTTCTGTTAAAGAAAATGAGAATGTAATATTTCACCTGTTTATAGATGGGAACATTTGTTTCGAAGAATCAGATTGTCCGGATAAGTTATGTATAAAAACAGGAAAGATAAGCAAACCTGGTCAATTTGCTGCCTGTTTGCCCAATGGCTTGTTGTTAAAAATTGTCAGCGCTGATTATAATAATCGGGATGTAGATATAATAGTTGGAAATTAA
- a CDS encoding Gx transporter family protein — protein sequence MQMENYEAYRLTGNMSKTKVMIFTGLLFAIALILSLVESIFPVMPMVVPGVKFGLSNIIVMYAIFFLGAKEAYLIAILKAIFVFFTRGFIASTLSLSGGLLSITCMLLILFLLKQNISIIGVSIIGAVSHNIGQFIVVSIIYVGISLWYYLPVLLVAGIITGLLTATMLKILLPALKRLV from the coding sequence ATGCAGATGGAAAATTATGAAGCTTACCGTTTAACCGGTAATATGAGCAAAACGAAAGTAATGATATTTACGGGATTATTATTTGCCATTGCACTCATTCTTTCTTTGGTGGAAAGCATATTTCCGGTTATGCCGATGGTGGTTCCGGGGGTTAAGTTTGGTTTATCGAACATTATTGTAATGTATGCAATTTTCTTTTTAGGAGCAAAAGAAGCTTATCTTATAGCAATTTTAAAAGCAATATTTGTTTTTTTTACCAGGGGTTTTATAGCAAGCACGTTGAGCCTGTCCGGGGGATTGCTGTCTATTACCTGTATGTTATTAATTTTGTTTCTGCTGAAACAGAACATATCAATTATTGGTGTCAGTATAATTGGCGCAGTGTCGCATAATATAGGTCAATTTATCGTAGTTTCAATAATATATGTGGGCATAAGTCTATGGTATTATTTGCCAGTCCTGCTTGTAGCAGGGATTATTACAGGTTTGCTAACTGCAACAATGTTGAAGATTTTATTGCCTGCACTAAAAAGACTGGTATAA
- a CDS encoding UbiA family prenyltransferase produces MINRFLSFIEIKTKITSIFAFLLALAYLFYIQQPINWRLTVIFFASMFIFDLTTTSINNYIDTKTNDQKLQFKRKTALLILFLLLSISTLLGLYLAILTDLVVLFLGGLCFLTGIFYTFGPIPISRLPLGEILSGLFYGFFIPFIMLYINMPEGTYLTYGLNYEPLSIFISLNIMPIITIILLSAAPVCTTANIMLANNICDLEKDVKVKRYTLPYYIGKKSLFLFAWLYYIIYITTILMVFLKILPPLVLLFILTLFIVQKNVKQFFKLQDKERTFPLSIKNYIIIMGSNVFLIFLSGLL; encoded by the coding sequence ATGATAAATAGATTTCTAAGTTTTATAGAAATAAAAACAAAAATTACCAGTATATTTGCCTTCCTTTTAGCATTGGCATATCTTTTTTATATACAGCAACCGATTAATTGGAGACTGACTGTAATTTTCTTTGCTTCAATGTTTATTTTTGATCTTACAACAACATCAATAAATAATTATATTGATACTAAAACCAATGACCAAAAATTACAATTCAAGCGAAAAACTGCTTTATTAATATTATTCTTACTGTTAAGCATCAGTACTTTATTGGGGTTATATCTGGCAATACTGACAGATCTTGTGGTGCTTTTCCTGGGAGGATTATGTTTTCTAACCGGCATCTTCTATACATTCGGTCCAATTCCTATTTCCAGACTACCACTGGGAGAAATATTGTCAGGTTTGTTCTATGGATTTTTTATTCCCTTCATAATGCTATATATTAATATGCCAGAAGGAACCTATCTCACATATGGTCTAAACTATGAACCTTTATCCATATTTATTAGTCTTAATATTATGCCCATCATAACTATAATTTTGTTATCTGCAGCACCGGTATGTACTACTGCAAATATCATGCTGGCAAATAATATATGCGATTTGGAAAAAGATGTCAAAGTAAAACGCTATACCTTGCCTTATTATATTGGAAAGAAATCATTATTTTTATTTGCCTGGTTATACTATATAATTTATATCACTACAATACTTATGGTATTTTTAAAAATATTACCCCCGCTTGTTTTGCTATTCATACTTACTCTTTTTATTGTTCAGAAAAATGTCAAACAATTTTTTAAACTGCAAGATAAAGAAAGGACATTCCCGTTATCGATAAAAAATTATATAATCATTATGGGAAGCAACGTGTTTTTGATATTTTTAAGCGGTTTATTATAG